Proteins encoded together in one Microbacterium sp. ABRD28 window:
- the upp gene encoding uracil phosphoribosyltransferase, with amino-acid sequence MRLHVADHPLITHKLTVLRDKTTSSPVFRQLTEELVTLLAYEATRSVRVDPIEIQTPVSLTMGVKISEPRPIVVPILRAGLGMLEGMVKLLPTAEVGFLGMVRNEETLEPTTYAERLPDDLSDRQCFVLDPMLATGGSLGAAVEFLFTRGAQDVTAICLLGAPEGVAAIERQVGDKDVTLVLGALDERLNEKGYIVPGLGDAGDRLYGTV; translated from the coding sequence ATGCGCCTCCACGTCGCCGACCACCCGCTCATCACCCACAAGCTCACGGTGCTGCGTGACAAGACGACCTCGTCGCCGGTGTTCCGGCAGCTGACGGAGGAGCTCGTCACCCTTCTCGCCTACGAGGCGACCCGGTCGGTGAGGGTCGATCCCATCGAGATCCAGACCCCGGTCTCTCTGACGATGGGCGTGAAGATCAGCGAGCCGCGCCCGATCGTCGTGCCGATCCTCCGCGCCGGTCTCGGAATGCTCGAGGGCATGGTCAAGCTCCTTCCGACCGCCGAGGTGGGCTTTCTCGGCATGGTGCGGAACGAAGAGACCCTCGAGCCCACGACCTACGCCGAGCGTCTGCCCGACGACCTCTCCGACCGGCAGTGCTTCGTGCTCGACCCGATGCTCGCGACCGGCGGGTCGCTGGGTGCGGCCGTCGAGTTCCTCTTCACACGGGGGGCGCAGGACGTCACCGCCATCTGCCTGCTCGGCGCACCCGAAGGGGTTGCCGCGATCGAACGTCAGGTCGGCGACAAGGATGTCACCCTCGTGCTCGGCGCGCTGGATGAGCGGCTGAACGAGAAGGGCTACATCGTGCCCGGCCTCGGTGACGCGGGCGACCGCCTGTACGGCACCGTCTGA
- a CDS encoding LLM class F420-dependent oxidoreductase: MEYCVFTEPHLGASYDDQLAFAQAAERHGFHGFFRSDHYLNGRDEGLPGPTDAWTTLAGLARETSRIRLGTLVSPVTFRHPGVLAIQVAQVDAMSGGRVELGLGAGWFEREHEAYGIPFPKNRFDLLEEQLQIVTGLWETPVGQSYSFAGENYVLVDAPGLPKPVQQPVPVIIGGAGRRRTPELVARFAREYNVGFPTDAQIAERLGNLHAACERVGRDPATVRLSVAMSVIAGADDAEVVRRAGRLGKTLDEVRDGVNLVGGPDEIGERIERWRSFGIERVYFQFLDNQDVAHVDYVGEAVLPALPR, translated from the coding sequence ATGGAGTACTGCGTCTTCACCGAGCCCCACCTCGGTGCGAGCTACGACGACCAGCTCGCCTTCGCCCAGGCCGCCGAGCGCCACGGGTTCCATGGGTTCTTCCGCTCCGACCACTACCTGAACGGGCGAGACGAGGGCCTGCCCGGGCCCACCGATGCCTGGACCACCCTTGCCGGGCTCGCCCGTGAGACGAGCCGCATCCGCCTGGGCACCCTGGTCTCCCCCGTCACCTTCCGCCACCCCGGCGTGCTCGCCATCCAGGTCGCGCAGGTCGACGCGATGTCGGGCGGCCGGGTCGAGCTCGGGCTCGGTGCAGGGTGGTTCGAGCGTGAGCACGAGGCGTACGGGATCCCCTTCCCCAAGAACCGATTCGACCTTCTCGAGGAACAGCTGCAGATCGTCACCGGGCTCTGGGAGACTCCGGTGGGCCAGAGCTACAGCTTCGCGGGTGAGAACTACGTATTGGTGGATGCCCCTGGTCTGCCCAAACCGGTGCAGCAGCCGGTGCCCGTGATCATCGGCGGCGCCGGTCGACGGCGGACCCCCGAGCTCGTCGCGCGCTTCGCCCGCGAGTACAACGTCGGCTTCCCCACGGACGCGCAGATCGCCGAGCGCCTCGGCAACCTCCACGCCGCCTGCGAGCGGGTCGGCCGCGACCCCGCGACCGTGCGCCTGTCGGTGGCGATGTCGGTGATCGCCGGCGCCGACGACGCCGAGGTCGTACGCCGCGCGGGCCGGCTCGGGAAGACGCTCGACGAGGTGCGCGACGGGGTCAACCTCGTCGGCGGGCCCGACGAGATCGGCGAGCGCATCGAGCGCTGGCGCTCGTTCGGCATCGAGCGCGTGTACTTCCAGTTCCTCGACAACCAAGACGTCGCGCACGTCGACTACGTGGGCGAGGCGGTGCTGCCGGCGCTGCCGCGGTGA
- a CDS encoding alpha/beta hydrolase — translation MITPPNSLFDGISSRIIDTPDVAINILERRGDDPETTPQKTVVLVHGNVSSALFWQPTMLDLPSDLRVIAIDLRGFGGSEHTPVDATRGVRDFSDDIFAVLQVLGLPTAHFVGWSMGGGVVMQYALDHPVLSLTLQAPVSPYGFGGTRRDGSRLTGDDAGCGGGGANPDFVERLISHDTGDAAQTSPRSVFRAAYVAPGFTTPHEDVFVESMLTTSTAEGNYPGNSVPSKNWPGFGAGHLGVLNTMAPKYFDVSGIVDLDDKPPVLWIHGSVDAIVADGSFYDFNHLGALGIVPGWPGADVAPAQEMISQTRDVLKTYKAGGGDVTEIELEGTGHAPHLERPDEFRRALLLTIGYTGDRPDAPPTEAIVIRSAD, via the coding sequence ATGATCACGCCCCCGAATTCGCTCTTCGACGGCATCAGCTCACGAATCATCGACACGCCCGACGTGGCGATCAACATCCTCGAACGCCGCGGTGACGACCCCGAGACGACACCTCAGAAGACGGTGGTCCTGGTGCACGGGAACGTCTCGTCGGCACTCTTCTGGCAGCCCACCATGCTCGATCTGCCGAGCGATCTGCGCGTGATCGCCATCGACCTGCGGGGTTTCGGCGGCAGCGAGCACACCCCCGTCGACGCCACGCGGGGTGTCCGAGACTTCAGCGACGACATCTTCGCCGTCCTGCAGGTTCTCGGCCTCCCCACGGCGCACTTCGTCGGCTGGTCGATGGGCGGCGGTGTGGTCATGCAGTACGCCCTCGATCATCCCGTGCTGAGCCTGACCCTTCAGGCCCCCGTCTCGCCGTACGGCTTCGGCGGCACCCGCCGCGACGGCTCGCGGCTCACCGGCGACGACGCCGGCTGCGGCGGCGGCGGGGCGAACCCCGACTTCGTCGAACGCCTCATCTCGCATGACACCGGCGACGCGGCCCAGACCTCCCCTCGCAGCGTCTTCCGCGCCGCCTACGTCGCCCCGGGCTTCACCACGCCCCACGAAGACGTCTTCGTCGAGTCGATGCTCACCACCTCGACCGCCGAGGGCAACTACCCCGGCAACTCGGTGCCGAGCAAGAACTGGCCGGGCTTCGGCGCGGGACACCTCGGGGTGCTCAACACCATGGCCCCGAAGTACTTCGACGTCTCGGGCATCGTCGACCTCGACGACAAGCCGCCGGTCCTGTGGATCCACGGCAGCGTCGACGCGATCGTCGCCGACGGGTCGTTCTACGATTTCAACCACCTCGGCGCCCTCGGGATCGTCCCCGGCTGGCCGGGGGCCGACGTCGCCCCCGCCCAGGAGATGATCTCGCAGACCCGCGACGTGCTGAAGACCTACAAGGCAGGCGGGGGCGATGTCACCGAGATCGAACTCGAGGGCACCGGTCACGCCCCGCACCTCGAGCGGCCCGACGAGTTCCGTCGCGCCCTGCTCCTGACGATCGGCTACACCGGCGATCGCCCCGATGCGCCGCCCACCGAGGCGATCGTCATCCGCTCGGCCGACTGA
- a CDS encoding nucleoside deaminase, with protein MMRALALAAEAAAESEVPVGAVVTDATGHVIGEGRNLRETTGDPTAHAEVVALRAAASSRGSWNLAGCTLVVTLEPCVMCAGAALQSHVSRVVFGAWDEKAGAAGSVHDVLRDRRLPVRAEVVGGVRAEEAAALLQEFFAARR; from the coding sequence ATGATGCGCGCGCTTGCGCTCGCCGCCGAGGCTGCGGCCGAGAGCGAGGTACCCGTCGGGGCGGTGGTGACGGATGCCACGGGGCACGTCATCGGCGAGGGAAGGAATCTGCGCGAGACCACCGGGGACCCCACCGCTCACGCCGAGGTGGTCGCGCTGCGCGCGGCCGCGTCATCCCGAGGCTCGTGGAATCTCGCGGGCTGCACGCTCGTGGTCACGCTCGAACCGTGCGTGATGTGTGCCGGCGCGGCGCTGCAGTCGCATGTGAGCCGCGTGGTGTTCGGTGCGTGGGACGAGAAGGCCGGCGCGGCCGGGTCGGTGCACGATGTGCTGCGCGACCGGCGACTGCCGGTGCGCGCCGAGGTCGTCGGGGGCGTCCGTGCCGAGGAGGCCGCGGCGCTCCTGCAGGAGTTCTTCGCCGCGCGGCGCTGA
- a CDS encoding TrkA family potassium uptake protein, whose translation MAKFSLFSDTSRRIAEADSVAVIGLGRFGSALAEELMLTGTEVLGIDRDEEIVQSFNGVLTQVVRADATKEEVLRQLAVDQFDRVVVSIGHDIEASILTASLLLHLKVPVIWAKAENAQHGRILSQLGVHRVVFPENDMGRRVAHLVRGAAMDYLEIEPGYALAKIAPPAFIRGVPLGETSIRKTHGITVTAFKSAGHEWQNADGQTVVGDGDAILIVGPTQRVESFAQLR comes from the coding sequence TTGGCTAAGTTCTCGCTCTTCAGCGACACGTCCCGGCGCATCGCCGAGGCCGACTCCGTCGCCGTCATCGGCCTCGGCCGCTTCGGCAGCGCTCTGGCTGAGGAGCTCATGCTCACCGGCACCGAGGTGCTCGGCATCGATCGCGACGAAGAGATCGTGCAGTCGTTCAACGGCGTGTTGACCCAGGTGGTGCGCGCGGACGCGACGAAGGAGGAGGTCCTCCGCCAGCTCGCCGTCGACCAGTTCGACCGGGTGGTGGTCTCGATCGGGCACGACATCGAAGCGTCGATCCTCACCGCGTCGCTGCTGCTTCACCTGAAGGTGCCGGTCATCTGGGCCAAAGCCGAGAACGCCCAGCACGGCCGCATCCTCTCCCAGCTCGGCGTGCACCGGGTCGTCTTCCCCGAGAACGACATGGGGCGGCGAGTCGCGCACCTCGTCCGAGGCGCCGCGATGGACTACCTCGAGATCGAGCCGGGGTACGCCCTGGCCAAGATCGCGCCGCCCGCCTTCATCCGCGGGGTGCCGCTGGGGGAGACCTCGATCCGCAAGACGCACGGCATAACCGTGACCGCGTTCAAAAGCGCGGGTCATGAGTGGCAGAACGCCGACGGGCAGACCGTCGTCGGGGACGGCGACGCGATCCTCATCGTCGGACCGACCCAGCG
- a CDS encoding DUF3467 domain-containing protein: MSDQVPRQFEIDLPPDLIGGNYADFANVWHSSTVFVMDFLTLAQPPHDETDPETGERRTVVPARVVSRIRIPPEQVFELAKALTQQLEFWEQETGRKPPTEPVIPD; the protein is encoded by the coding sequence ATGTCCGACCAGGTGCCCCGTCAATTCGAGATCGATCTGCCGCCCGACCTGATCGGCGGCAACTACGCCGATTTCGCCAACGTCTGGCACAGCTCGACGGTGTTCGTGATGGATTTCCTCACCCTCGCCCAGCCGCCGCACGACGAGACCGACCCCGAGACGGGGGAGCGTCGCACGGTGGTGCCGGCCCGCGTCGTCAGCCGCATCCGCATCCCTCCGGAGCAGGTGTTCGAGCTCGCCAAAGCCCTCACGCAGCAGCTCGAGTTCTGGGAGCAGGAGACCGGTCGGAAGCCTCCGACCGAGCCTGTCATCCCCGACTGA
- a CDS encoding bifunctional RecB family nuclease/DEAD/DEAH box helicase encodes MRYIEDEGRIVWSASDLKAAAECEFAWLRAIDAKLGRVAPVEEPDDPTLRRAGELGGEHERRVLARYRERFGDGVIEIPETRSSDAAALAEAVRLTDAALNSDADVVYQATFATHDFVGFADFLVRDEFGAWLVQDTKLARHARVTALMQLAAYVVQLDRLGIPRSDRVELLLGDGTTSSHEVDDLLPVFQLRRDRLQTLIADRRLDLGMAGDPIAWGDPRGDLGVVACGRCATCDLEVVASGDLLLVAGMRPVQRERLRAAGVQTIDDLARLGTAPTGMNPDTIALLRTQARLQLSSPSDIPNYEVVQPQALGALPRPSQGDIFFDFEGDPLYTEGEGTTWGIDYLFGWVDLREQYSALWAHSFAEEKEALERFLDMVALRRKTHPDLHIYHYAPYEPTHLLAMAARYGVRESDVDQLLRDGVFVDLYPIVRRALRVGSRSYSIKKLEPLYMGDEVRTSDVQKGDDSIVKYVQARALQQDGPDAAAEAARILSDLADYNRYDCVSTLRLRDWLVDRAREAQLRPTPNPDPDEHAYTPSDRADRLNALAAQRDADSPESRALRLGAAAIDYYPREAKSFWATHFLRLREPASVWEETRDVVMLDSSRCHVVTDWYQEEGKRTLRRRLELRGELAPGTRISEGSDPFALYELPVSFPFADKPRWIHADHRVTVIETLDDGAIVEEFAIDGETWTELPIALTPAAPPRAMNQQTAIDAWADAVVAASPELPYDPATDILLRRPPRTRAGALPPQGGDDIGDITAALLDLDRSYLAVQGPPGTGKTFVGSHVIARLVAEHGYKVGVVAQSHAVVEHMLDRIVAAGVAPQHVGKALKKPDDAERVRFTPIPKNGVAAFTAEHAASGFVVGGTAWDFAHEGRIPRGSLDLLVIDEAGQFSLASTIAVSLASSRLLLLGDPQQLPQVSQGTHPEPVDTSALGWVMDGADVIPPAFGFFLARSWRMHPAVARAVSDLSYRGELAAQPATAMRALQGIAPGLHPLPLRHRGNATRSPEEAAIVVDLVRDLVGREWTGIDIDDTGGAALTPARPLVAKDIIVVTPYNAQQVLVEEALAAAGFDDVPVGTVDRFQGQEAAVAIVSLAASSGRDAPRGLEFLLLRNRLNVAISRAMHTAYLVYSPGLLDDLPRTPEGVARLSGFARLVGAQPSASDASGDGAAARNPVQPAMAAQ; translated from the coding sequence TTGCGGTACATCGAGGACGAGGGCCGGATCGTCTGGAGCGCGAGCGACCTGAAAGCGGCCGCCGAATGCGAGTTCGCGTGGCTGCGCGCCATCGACGCCAAGCTCGGTCGCGTCGCACCCGTCGAAGAGCCGGATGACCCGACGCTGCGTCGCGCGGGTGAGCTCGGCGGCGAGCACGAACGACGCGTCCTCGCCCGGTACCGGGAGCGGTTCGGCGACGGTGTCATCGAGATCCCCGAGACGCGCTCCTCCGACGCCGCGGCGCTCGCCGAGGCGGTGCGGCTCACCGACGCGGCTCTGAACTCCGATGCCGACGTCGTCTATCAGGCGACGTTCGCCACCCACGACTTCGTCGGCTTCGCCGACTTCCTCGTCCGCGACGAGTTCGGCGCGTGGCTCGTGCAGGACACCAAGCTCGCCCGTCACGCCCGCGTCACCGCGCTCATGCAGCTCGCCGCCTATGTCGTCCAGCTCGACCGGCTCGGCATTCCGCGCTCCGACCGCGTCGAACTGCTGCTCGGCGACGGCACCACCAGCAGCCACGAGGTCGACGATCTCCTCCCCGTCTTCCAGCTGCGACGCGACCGCCTGCAGACGCTCATCGCCGACCGTCGCCTCGACCTCGGGATGGCCGGCGACCCGATCGCGTGGGGCGACCCGCGCGGTGACCTCGGTGTGGTCGCCTGCGGCCGCTGCGCGACCTGCGACCTGGAAGTCGTGGCATCCGGCGATCTTCTTCTCGTCGCAGGGATGCGGCCGGTGCAGCGCGAACGCCTCCGCGCGGCCGGCGTCCAGACGATCGACGACCTCGCGCGGCTCGGCACCGCGCCGACGGGGATGAATCCCGACACCATCGCGCTGCTGCGCACCCAGGCGCGGCTGCAGCTCAGCTCGCCTTCCGACATCCCGAACTACGAGGTCGTGCAGCCGCAGGCGCTCGGCGCGCTCCCGCGGCCGAGCCAGGGCGACATCTTCTTCGACTTCGAAGGAGACCCGCTCTACACGGAGGGGGAGGGAACCACCTGGGGGATCGACTACCTCTTCGGCTGGGTGGATCTGCGGGAGCAGTACTCGGCGCTGTGGGCGCATTCGTTCGCCGAGGAGAAGGAGGCGCTCGAGCGCTTCCTCGACATGGTGGCCCTCCGGCGCAAGACCCACCCCGACCTGCACATCTATCATTACGCGCCCTACGAGCCCACGCACCTGCTCGCCATGGCGGCGCGCTACGGCGTGCGTGAGTCCGACGTCGATCAGCTGCTTCGCGACGGCGTCTTCGTCGACCTCTATCCGATCGTGCGGCGGGCCCTCCGCGTCGGCTCGCGCTCGTACTCCATCAAGAAGCTCGAACCGCTCTACATGGGTGACGAGGTGCGCACGAGCGACGTGCAGAAGGGCGACGACTCGATCGTCAAGTACGTGCAGGCCCGAGCGCTTCAGCAGGACGGCCCGGATGCTGCGGCAGAGGCCGCCCGCATCCTGAGCGACCTGGCCGATTACAACCGCTACGACTGCGTCTCGACGCTGCGCCTGCGTGACTGGCTCGTCGACCGCGCCCGTGAGGCGCAGCTGCGCCCCACCCCGAATCCCGATCCCGACGAGCACGCCTACACCCCGTCCGATCGCGCCGACCGGCTGAACGCCCTCGCCGCCCAGCGCGACGCCGACTCGCCGGAGTCGCGCGCGCTCCGCCTCGGCGCGGCCGCGATCGACTATTACCCACGCGAGGCCAAGTCGTTCTGGGCCACCCACTTCCTCCGTCTGCGCGAGCCCGCGTCGGTGTGGGAGGAGACGCGGGATGTCGTCATGCTCGACTCCTCGCGCTGCCACGTCGTCACCGACTGGTATCAGGAGGAGGGAAAGCGGACCCTGCGTCGCCGCCTCGAGCTGCGCGGCGAACTCGCGCCCGGCACACGCATCAGCGAGGGCAGCGACCCGTTCGCGCTCTACGAGCTGCCGGTGTCGTTCCCCTTCGCCGACAAGCCACGCTGGATCCACGCCGATCACCGCGTCACCGTCATCGAGACCCTCGACGACGGCGCGATCGTGGAGGAATTCGCCATCGACGGCGAGACCTGGACCGAGCTGCCGATCGCCCTCACGCCCGCCGCGCCGCCGCGGGCGATGAACCAGCAGACCGCGATCGACGCATGGGCCGACGCCGTCGTCGCCGCGTCGCCCGAGCTTCCGTACGACCCCGCCACCGACATCCTGCTGCGTCGCCCGCCCCGCACGCGTGCCGGAGCGCTGCCGCCGCAGGGCGGCGACGACATCGGCGACATCACCGCCGCCCTTCTCGATCTCGACCGCAGCTACCTCGCGGTGCAGGGACCGCCCGGCACCGGCAAGACCTTCGTCGGCTCGCACGTCATCGCCCGCCTCGTCGCCGAGCACGGCTACAAGGTCGGTGTCGTTGCCCAGTCGCACGCGGTCGTCGAGCACATGCTCGACCGGATCGTGGCCGCGGGCGTGGCCCCGCAGCACGTGGGCAAGGCGTTGAAGAAGCCCGATGACGCGGAGCGGGTGCGGTTCACGCCCATTCCCAAGAACGGAGTCGCAGCCTTCACGGCCGAGCATGCGGCATCCGGATTCGTCGTCGGCGGCACCGCGTGGGACTTCGCCCATGAGGGGCGCATCCCGCGCGGCAGCCTCGATCTCCTCGTCATCGACGAGGCCGGGCAGTTCTCGCTCGCGTCGACGATCGCGGTCTCGCTCGCCTCATCCCGCCTGCTCCTCCTCGGGGACCCGCAACAGCTGCCGCAGGTGAGTCAGGGCACCCACCCCGAGCCGGTCGACACCTCCGCGCTCGGGTGGGTCATGGACGGAGCCGACGTGATCCCGCCCGCCTTCGGCTTCTTCCTCGCCCGGTCGTGGCGGATGCACCCCGCCGTCGCGCGTGCCGTCTCCGATCTGTCGTATCGCGGTGAACTCGCCGCGCAGCCCGCGACGGCCATGCGGGCCCTCCAGGGGATCGCGCCGGGCCTCCACCCGCTGCCGCTTCGTCACCGGGGCAACGCCACCCGGTCGCCGGAGGAGGCGGCGATCGTCGTCGACCTCGTCCGAGACCTCGTCGGGCGGGAGTGGACCGGCATCGACATCGACGACACCGGCGGCGCTGCGCTGACGCCCGCGCGCCCCCTCGTGGCGAAAGACATCATCGTCGTCACCCCGTACAACGCCCAGCAGGTGCTGGTCGAAGAGGCGCTCGCGGCCGCCGGGTTCGACGACGTGCCGGTCGGCACCGTCGACAGGTTCCAGGGACAGGAGGCGGCGGTGGCGATCGTGTCGCTCGCGGCATCCTCCGGGCGTGACGCGCCCCGGGGCCTGGAGTTCCTCCTCCTGCGCAACCGGCTGAACGTCGCCATCTCACGGGCGATGCACACCGCGTACCTCGTCTACTCACCCGGACTCCTCGACGACCTGCCGCGCACCCCCGAGGGCGTCGCGCGCCTGAGCGGTTTCGCGCGCCTCGTCGGTGCCCAGCCGTCCGCATCCGACGCATCGGGCGACGGCGCGGCCGCGCGCAACCCCGTTCAGCCCGCGATGGCCGCCCAATAG
- the proC gene encoding pyrroline-5-carboxylate reductase gives MTDDFTLPSIAVLGAGSMGGAVLRGVAASALATEGIIATNRSRAKAEELASVPSVTSLALEDEPDANARAAAKADIVLVGVKPAMVPDLLHEIGPHLRPGTIVVSLAAGVTLATFEQILGTDVAVFRSMPNTPALVGKAVTGLAAGNRASEDDTRVIRRLFETVGTVIELPEEQIDALSTISGSGPAYVFLLIEQLTRAAIGKGFAEGDARVMVEQTFAGATALLAATGEDPAELRRRVTSPKGTTERAVAVLQEARLDEVFTRATDAALARAKELAAGA, from the coding sequence ATGACCGACGACTTCACACTGCCGTCCATCGCCGTTCTCGGAGCAGGGTCGATGGGAGGAGCGGTTCTCCGCGGTGTCGCGGCGTCGGCGCTCGCCACGGAAGGGATCATCGCGACCAACCGCTCCCGTGCGAAGGCCGAGGAGCTGGCATCCGTCCCGTCGGTGACGAGTCTCGCCCTCGAGGACGAGCCCGACGCCAACGCCCGGGCGGCGGCGAAGGCCGACATCGTCCTCGTCGGGGTGAAGCCCGCAATGGTGCCCGACCTCCTGCATGAGATCGGCCCGCACCTGCGCCCCGGCACGATCGTGGTGAGCCTCGCGGCCGGGGTGACACTGGCCACGTTCGAGCAGATCCTGGGGACGGATGTCGCCGTGTTCCGCTCCATGCCGAACACACCGGCGCTCGTCGGCAAGGCCGTCACCGGGCTCGCGGCGGGGAACCGGGCGAGCGAGGACGATACCCGCGTCATCCGCCGTCTCTTCGAGACCGTGGGGACCGTGATCGAACTGCCCGAGGAGCAGATCGACGCGCTGTCGACGATCTCGGGGTCGGGGCCGGCGTACGTCTTCCTCCTCATCGAGCAGCTGACGCGCGCGGCGATCGGCAAGGGCTTCGCCGAGGGGGACGCCCGTGTGATGGTCGAGCAGACCTTCGCCGGCGCGACGGCGCTGCTCGCGGCGACCGGGGAAGACCCTGCCGAGTTGCGGCGCCGCGTCACGAGCCCCAAGGGCACCACCGAGCGGGCCGTGGCCGTGCTGCAGGAGGCACGCCTCGACGAGGTGTTCACCCGCGCCACCGACGCCGCGCTCGCGCGGGCGAAGGAGCTCGCCGCCGGCGCGTGA
- a CDS encoding potassium transporter TrkG, translated as MSTRVTAPTRRGRRIRLQPPQAVALGFAGAIFAGTGLLALPISSARGEWTDFYDALFTATSAVAVTGLTVVDTATHWSGFGLVVIMLLIQLGGLGIMIMATLIGLVLARRVSVRSRLNAAAESRAVGFADVRTAIRGIVLISLAVEAVVFVFLFARFLWGYAYSPGEAAWHGLFHAVSSFNNAGFALYTDNLIGFAADPWICLPICAAVILGGLGFPVIMQLRREWRRPLHWSMNTRIVLWATAVLLVAGWIFITALEWSNPDTLGAYDPMSRLLIGFFHSVQTRTAGFNSVDIGLMRDETWVGMDVLMFIGGGPAGTAGGIKVTTFAVLFFILLTELRGEGAVNVFGKRLSRAVHRQAIAVVLMAIAAIMTAVIALMLITDLDFDRVLFEAVSAFGTVGLSTGITGTLPPAAEVILVILMFLGRIGPLTLGTALALRERRVLYELPKERPAIG; from the coding sequence GTGTCGACCCGCGTCACCGCGCCCACCCGCCGTGGCCGCCGGATCCGTCTCCAGCCGCCGCAGGCTGTCGCGCTCGGCTTCGCCGGCGCGATCTTCGCGGGCACCGGACTGCTGGCACTGCCGATCTCGTCAGCACGGGGCGAGTGGACGGACTTCTACGACGCACTGTTCACTGCGACCTCCGCGGTCGCGGTGACCGGGCTCACCGTGGTCGACACCGCGACGCACTGGAGCGGGTTCGGACTGGTGGTGATCATGCTGCTGATCCAGCTCGGCGGTCTCGGCATCATGATCATGGCGACGCTCATCGGCCTGGTACTGGCTCGTCGGGTGAGCGTGCGGTCGCGGTTGAACGCCGCCGCGGAATCCCGCGCCGTCGGCTTCGCCGACGTGCGGACTGCGATCCGCGGGATCGTGCTGATCTCCCTCGCCGTGGAAGCTGTCGTCTTCGTCTTCCTCTTCGCACGCTTCCTCTGGGGGTACGCCTATTCGCCCGGCGAGGCGGCCTGGCACGGGCTGTTCCACGCCGTGTCGTCGTTCAACAACGCCGGCTTCGCGCTGTACACCGACAACCTCATCGGCTTCGCCGCCGACCCGTGGATCTGCCTGCCCATCTGCGCTGCGGTCATCCTCGGTGGTCTGGGGTTCCCCGTGATCATGCAGCTGCGGCGGGAGTGGCGCCGACCCCTGCACTGGAGCATGAACACCCGGATCGTGCTCTGGGCCACCGCGGTGCTCCTCGTCGCGGGATGGATCTTCATCACCGCGCTGGAGTGGTCGAACCCCGACACCCTCGGCGCCTACGATCCGATGTCGCGTCTGCTGATCGGGTTCTTCCACTCGGTCCAGACCCGCACCGCGGGATTCAACTCCGTCGACATCGGCCTGATGCGCGACGAGACCTGGGTCGGCATGGACGTGCTGATGTTTATCGGCGGCGGGCCAGCCGGCACCGCCGGCGGCATCAAGGTGACCACCTTCGCGGTGCTCTTCTTCATCCTGCTCACCGAGCTCCGCGGCGAGGGGGCCGTGAACGTCTTCGGCAAGCGGCTGTCGCGGGCGGTGCACCGGCAGGCGATCGCGGTGGTGCTGATGGCCATCGCCGCGATCATGACGGCCGTCATCGCGCTGATGCTCATCACGGACCTCGATTTCGACCGCGTCCTTTTCGAGGCGGTGTCGGCGTTCGGCACGGTGGGGCTGTCGACGGGCATCACTGGCACGCTGCCACCGGCCGCCGAGGTCATCCTGGTGATCCTGATGTTCCTCGGCCGGATCGGACCGCTCACGCTCGGCACCGCCCTCGCCCTGCGCGAGCGGCGCGTGCTCTACGAACTTCCGAAAGAGAGGCCCGCCATTGGCTAA